The region TGCACTACCGGCTTGTAAGTGTCTTCCATTAATATCTTGTGCATGCAAAGAGATGGGCTAATACCTTTTATATCAGCTATAGTCCATCCAAGAGCTGACTTATGTTCCCGAAGCACTCGGAGTaacttttcctcttcttcttggttGATGGATTTAGCAATGATAACTGGAAGAGTAGAGGACTCACCCAAATAGGCATAGCGAAGATGGGATGGCAGCTACTTTAGCTCCAATTTTGGAGCTTGTTGAATGGAAGGTAAAGGTCGTGGAGGTCCCGTGCCCAATGCCTTGTAATGCTTTCCCTTTTGAATAAGTTCAGATCCTTGCAAATATTTGACACATTCTTCAATCATAGCCAAGTCGGTATCTTCAAGTTGTGAGTGTATCACACATGCTTCCCAAGGATCTGATGGTTGATTCAAAGCGAATGTGTTTTCTATCTCTTTGTCCAAAATATCAATTCGAAAACAAGAATCTGAAGCAGTAGGAAATTTTAGTGCTTCAAACACATTAAAAGTGATTTGCTCATCATTCAGCCTTAACATGAGTTGTCCTTTTTGCACATCAATAAGAGCTCGTCCAGTAGCTAGAAAAGGTCGCCCCAAAATAAGGGGAATATCCCTATCTTCAGCCATatccaaaataatgaaatctGCTGGAAATATAAACTTGTCCACTTTTACCAAGATATCTTCGACAATTCCACGTGGATGTTTCACGGACCGATCCGCTAGCTGCAATGACACCCTTGTAGGTTTTGCTTCACCTAAACCAAGCTTTTGAAAGATAGAGAATGGCATCAAATTAATGCTAGCACCCAAATCACATAAGGACCGTTCAAAATATAAGCTGCCAATGGTGCAAGGGATGGTGAAACTTCCTGGATCTTTCAACTTTGGTGGTAATTTATTCTGTAAAATGGCACTACACTCCTCTGTTAGCATCACGGTTTCATGCTCCTCAAGCTTCCTCTTGTTCGATATAATCTCCTTCATAAATTTTGCATAGctgggcatttgagatagagcTTCAGCAAATGGGATATTGATATGTAGCTTTTTGAACACctccaaaaatttctcaaattgttTATCCAACTTGTGCTTGCGCaatttttgaggaaatggaATTGGTGGAACATAAGGCTTGATTGGTGATGAAACCACTTTTTCTTGTTCAGCTATATCTTCGGGCTCTTTATTCTCAGTTGCTATCTCCTTTTCGGCATCAGTTTTCTTTTCCATACTTGGTCTTTTAACATGGATTTCCGGGCGTTGCACTCAACTCCTTGTGGTGATTGCATTTGCTTGCTCCTTAGGATTAACTTCAGTGTTGCTTGGCCATGTGCCCTGTTACCTCTCAGTAAGAATTTTGGCTAACTGCCCAATTTGagtctctatattttttatggcTGCATCGGTCCGCTCACTTCGTTCTTGAAGTTTTGAAATTGCTGCTTCCCATCCTCCTTTTTCCTCATGCGGTCTTCCTTGctttggtgggttttgaattCCCTGATTGTTGccatatgaaaaatttagatGGTTTCTCCAGCCGGGATTGTATGTTGGAGAATATGGATTATTTTGTGGACGCTGGAAATTTTGTTGACGTGGGAAATTTTGCGCATACGTAGCCTGCTCTGTGAGTGAATGATCCCTAACGGTCAATGGGCATTCGGATGACAGATGGTTTGCCCCACAAGTTACACAAACTGGAAGAGATCCTTGCACCATGTTAACTGATGGAGAGTATTTTAAGTTTTCCATCTGTTTTGAAAGAGCATCAATCTTGGCCAACATCAATGTATTCATATCCACTTCGTGTACTCCAACTGCTCTCCTATTTGAACTCCTATCCAGCCACATTACAAATTGCTCACTCATTGTTTCAAAAAGATCATGTAACTCTCCAGCCGATTTGTTTCTAATGGAACCACCTGTTGTAGAATCAACCGCCGAACGGCTGTAAGGAGTTAACCCGGCATAGAAATAGTGATTTTGAGCTGGTAAAGAAAACCCATGATTTGGACACTTCCTTAGCAATTCTTTGTACCGTTCCCATGCTTCATGAAAGTTCTCAATTTCAGCTTGCTGGAAAGTCGAAACTTCATGCTTTAATTTGCTGATCTTGGCTGGTGGAAAATATTTAAGTGTGAACTTGTGAACCAAATCAGCCCATGTAGTGATGCTACCAGGTGATAGCGAATCCAACCACTCTCGAGCTTTGTCTTTCAAAGTATGGGGAAAAAGTCGCATCCTCATTGCTTCTTCGTTGATCCCTTGATATTTGAAGTTACCACAATACTCTAGAAACCGAGAGAGATGGTAGTGTGGATTTTCATCAATTCTCCCATAGAATGGaatgttgttggagaacaaattTATCACATCCGATCTCAACTGAAAGTTATCGTGCCCATATGGAGGATAAACTATGCTCGACCGGTTCTCAACGACTAGAGGCATCATGAAATCTCCCATCAAGATATCTCTCTCATTGATCTCAACAGTACGCTCCACTTGAACAAGCTGATTTTCGTTGTCGTCCATTGTGCTTTGTTGTTGTTCCCTTTTTGCTCTTTGTTCACGACGTCTTTGATGAAAGGTTTGTTCAATCTCCGGATCAAACTCAACAAGATCAAGACGTTTTGAACGCCGCATGCACTATTTTCAATCCTAACacagcaaaaattgaaataattcagcgtcaagaataagtaaagtAACACAAGTATTAAAGCTAATCTTAATTAAAGtagtaatcaaaataaccagtccccggcaacggcgccaaaaacttatTAGACTTTTTCATTCCCGCAAGTGTacggaatcgtaacaagtaatataatgatgaatcaagtatcgttcccacgaggattggTTTTTGgtccctactttaaccactattatctttaataagccacacacaactcaaagaatactcaatggaagtttta is a window of Diospyros lotus cultivar Yz01 chromosome 10, ASM1463336v1, whole genome shotgun sequence DNA encoding:
- the LOC127811105 gene encoding uncharacterized protein LOC127811105, which produces MEKKTDAEKEIATENKEPEDIAEQEKVVSSPIKPYVPPIPFPQKLRKHKLDKQFEKFLEVFKKLHINIPFAEALSQMPSYAKFMKEIISNKRKLEEHETVMLTEECSAILQNKLPPKLKDPGSFTIPCTIGSLYFERSLCDLGASINLMPFSIFQKLGLGEAKPTRVSLQLADRSVKHPRGIVEDILVKVDKFIFPADFIILDMAEDRDIPLILGRPFLATGRALIDVQKGQLMLRLNDEQITFNVFEALKFPTASDSCFRIDILDKEIENTFALNQPSDPWEACVIHSQLEDTDLAMIEECVKYLQGSELIQKGKHYKALGTGPPRPLPSIQQAPKLELK
- the LOC127811106 gene encoding uncharacterized protein LOC127811106, which codes for MRRSKRLDLVEFDPEIEQTFHQRRREQRAKREQQQSTMDDNENQLVQVERTVEINERDILMGDFMMPLVVENRSSIVYPPYGHDNFQLRSDVINLFSNNIPFYGRIDENPHYHLSRFLEYCGNFKYQGINEEAMRMRLFPHTLKDKAREWLDSLSPGSITTWADLVHKFTLKYFPPAKISKLKHEVSTFQQAEIENFHEAWERYKELLRKCPNHGFSLPAQNHYFYAGLTPYSRSAVDSTTGGSIRNKSAGELHDLFETMSEQFVMWLDRSSNRRAVGVHEVDMNTLMLAKIDALSKQMENLKYSPSVNMVQGSLPVCVTCGANHLSSECPLTVRDHSLTEQATYAQNFPRQQNFQRPQNNPYSPTYNPGWRNHLNFSYGNNQGIQNPPKQGRPHEEKGGWEAAISKLQERSERTDAAIKNIETQIGQLAKILTER